The genomic region CGTCTTGTTTTTCTAGGTAACGAGCAATTAGCTCGATGGCGTTGGCCATCTGTTTTGCCCAACTTTCATTGGGAATTTCATGAAAACAGGTTAGCTCTATTATAGCAAAAATGGAAGGGGAAAAATGCCAAAGTTAAGGCCCAGGCAACCTAGAGAAAAACCCCGCCGAAGCGGGGTAAAAGATGGTTTTGCCTGGCTTTCATGGCCTGACCGCCTGGTGCATCAAACCATGGGCCGGGTCCTTGGATTAAAGGGCGCCTGAGCTTGCTGACCCATTTGGGCGGCCTGGGCGCTCAACATATTCTTAAAGTTCTGTTGCACCTGGGTGATGTCCTGTTGATCGGCCAGGTTGGTTTGATACCAGCCCCGGGCGCTCATGGCCTTAAATATAGAATAGAGATTGTTTTGTTCATCCTGGTAGATGCTGAAAAAGTCGCGCCGGAGGTTTTCATTGGAGCACTCGGTGATGGCGGTATTGTAGATGAAGGTTAGGAGCTTGTGGGTTGCCAAAGAATCCCCGGCGATGGTGCGGTCATTCATTTGGGCGTTCGCCATAGTTTCCCTCCTTAATTCATTTCCTGCTTTTTCTTCTGCTTGGCAAAGTCGAATTCGCGCTGTGATGCCATGAGCGAGTTTCGCATGCAGGTATTCAAGTCGCAGATACTTACATTACGGGCCCCACCCCTAAATGGCGCATGAGGATATCCTGGTGGCGCTGGTGGGTTCTTTGTACATCCAGGAGCACTTGCTTAAACTGCGGATCCGTAATCTGGTTGGCCAGAAAGCCGAGCTTTTCGATGACCATCATTTCGCTGGACAAGCTCTCCCGAAGCAGCATCAGCTCAGGTTGGGTGAGATTGGGCATGTGTACACCTCCCTTAATTGGTAGTTGAGACCGGACGAGGCCATCCTAGGGCAACAACTCATCCAACTTGGCCCGGTCAAAGCCAAGGACCACTTTGCCGTCAATGAAGGTGGTTGGCACCACCATGTGGCCGGTCCGCGAGATCATGCGCTCACGGCCGGCATCGTCCTCAGCTACGTTGAATTCCTCAAAAGGGACACCTTTTTGGGAAAGATACTCTTTCACCTGGGCACAGTAGGGTCAGGTGGGAGTAGTAAATACCGTTACCTTATCCGGCATAGCCTACCTCCTTAAAATCCT from Clostridia bacterium harbors:
- a CDS encoding spore coat protein; its protein translation is MANAQMNDRTIAGDSLATHKLLTFIYNTAITECSNENLRRDFFSIYQDEQNNLYSIFKAMSARGWYQTNLADQQDITQVQQNFKNMLSAQAAQMGQQAQAPFNPRTRPMV
- a CDS encoding spore coat protein translates to MPNLTQPELMLLRESLSSEMMVIEKLGFLANQITDPQFKQVLLDVQRTHQRHQDILMRHLGVGPVM
- a CDS encoding thioredoxin family protein, translated to MPDKVTVFTTPTUPYCAQVKEYLSQKGVPFEEFNVAEDDAGRERMISRTGHMVVPTTFIDGKVVLGFDRAKLDELLP